A genomic segment from Sparus aurata chromosome 20, fSpaAur1.1, whole genome shotgun sequence encodes:
- the LOC115570700 gene encoding circularly permutated Ras protein 1-like encodes MEFACGFVYVPPSVSQKDGQRSNANVVKRSALLPPVNRVRPRIPPPPPPTNPAEAKSPKSLSPTPKMVEQLEKSKEVKTSVKPSIFYENAEFHNKAGAASPASRPVKQTTPPRKTALLPPHMKPAANSLPLLSPNATGQTFTYDLPKDEPDLNTQSWDPNYSYTLPEGTGVQVKLPAGNSGVTAQTIAPPLPPRPSFMKSMPEYLVLLPSSTPSLSSQKSNSDPSCVPSPTGSADKGFLPGNPNVVLVSLGKLLSEERVQTIQGEPISCCQCGAVLDSSCDNEAKACYFCQSLESTSSPSAPHCLLSGYQDGLFVLPADEKPPCAADALLLFCIDISGSMSSTSQVSDGEQAVHMSRLQFVQEAVLQCVQRLSEQQPDVQVGLITFNHQVTMHGHDNFPPRFLYGAELADVNYLKKAAASFPSPPPLSQTKDYLQRQVQGLTESGTTALGPAALLAIATASRQPGSKVIICTDGKANTELGNLEEEDIDARTLLSSTIFYQELGEYAANQGVTVSVLSIEGTDCRLDELGRLADRTGGKAVIASPKRLHPEFEQIIENRTIATHCAVTLLLPKSLGMRGEREAGHKVIREVGNVDPNTEITFQFGANDQDAGVSAPTSGSRVSIQLQVRYRQRNGQTMLRVIIADRDVTNDSSAALSSLSLAIIQLNSSQASAALAVRGRFLDARREGELQRKLIERAIEHNRSVEDKQTYQEWVKTMEPIYNNIHNFTRRKSVVSDSQSLTDAGAAMLYAMKHSNRKSISLKDKHKL; translated from the exons ATGGAATTTGCTTGTGGGTTTGTTTATGTGCCGCCATCGGTGAGTCAGAAGGACGGCCAGCGATCCAATGCCAATGTCGTCAAACGCTCAG CTCTTCTCCCTCCTGTGAACCGGGTCCGTCCTCGCattcctccaccacctcctcccacAAATCCTGCAGAAGCCAAATCACCAAAGTCACTCTCACCTACCCCCAAGATGGTGGAGCAGTTGGAAAAGAGCAAGGAGGTGAAGACATCGGTGAAGCCCTCTATCTTCTACGAGAACGCAGAATTTCACAACAAAGCAGGGGCTGCCTCTCCCGCCAGTAGGCCTGTAAAGCAGACAACACCTCCTCGAAAAACAG CTCTTCTTCCACCACACATGAAACCTGCAGCCAACAGCCTGCCACTCCTGTCCCCTAACGCCACAGGTCAGACATTTACCTATGACCTCCCAAAAGATGAGCCTGATCTAAACACGCAGTCTTGGGATCCAAACTACTCATACACCCTACCGGAGGGCACAGGGGTCCAGGTGAAACTACCTGCTGGTAATAGTGGTGTGACGGCCCAGACAATAG CGCCACCTCTTCCTCCAAGACCTTCCTTCATGAAGTCAATGCCAGAATACCTGGTTCTGTTACCCTCATCCACACCGTCTCTTTCATCTCAAAAATCAAATTCAGACCCGTCATGTGTCCCATCACCTACTG GATCAGCAGACAAGGGGTTTCTGCCGGGGAATCCTAATGTGGTCCTTGTCAGTTTAGGAAAATTACTCTCAGAGGAAAGAG TGCAGACCATACAAGGAGAACCCATCTCCTGCTGCCAGTGCGGCGCTGTGCTGGACTCCTCCTGTGACAATGAG GCGAAAGCGTGTTACTTCTGTCAGTCCTTGGAGTCGACCAGCTCTCCCAGTGCGCCACATTGTCTCCTATCTGGCTACCAGGATGGCCTCTTTGTGCTGCCTGCAGATGAAAAACCCCCATGTGCCGCTGACGCTCTGCTGCTCTTCTGCATCGACATCTCAGGCTCCATGAGCTCGACCTCCCAG GTGTCAGACGGAGAGCAGGCTGTCCACATGTCCCGTCTACAA TTTGTGCAGGAAGCCGTGTTACAGTGCGTTCAGAGACTGAGTGAGCAACAACCTGATGTACAAGTGGGACTCATCACCTTCAACCATCAG GTGACGATGCATGGACATGACAATTTCCCGCCACGTTTCCTATACGGCGCTGAGTTGGCCGACGTCAACTATCTGAAAAAGGCTGCCGCGAGTTTCCCCAGTCCGCCTCCACTGTCACAGACCAAGGACTACTTACAGAGACAAGTTCAGGG ATTAACTGAATCAGGGACCACAGCTCTTGGTCCAGCTGCGCTCCTGGCCATTGCAACGGCCTCCAGACAGCCAGGCTCTAAG GTGATTATCTGTACAGATGGGAAGGCCAACACAGAGCTGGGgaacctggaggaggaggacattgATGCTCGCACCCTCCTCTCATCCACCATCTTCTACCAGGAGCTGGGAGAGTACGCAGCCAATCAGGG TGTGACGGTGTCTGTGCTGTCCATAGAGGGAACAGACTGCAGGCTGGACGAGCTGGGAAGACTTGCTGATCGCACTGGGGGGAAA GCGGTAATTGCAAGTCCCAAAAGGTTGCACCCGGAGTTTGAACAGATCATTGAGAACAGGACCATCGCTACACATTGTGCTGTCACATTACTGCTGCCCAAATCACT gggtatgagaggagagagagaggcaggacaCAAAGTGATCAGAGAGGTGGGGAATGTGGACCCAAACACAGAGATCACCTTCCAGTTTGGAGCCAATGATCAGGACGCAGGAG TGTCGGCGCCGACCTCTGGCAGCCGTGTGTCCATCCAGCTGCAGGTCAGGTACAGGCAGAGGAACGGGCAGACGATGCTCAGAGTGATCATTGCAGACCGAGATGTTACTAACGACAG CTCGGCAGccctgtcctctctgtctctggccATCATTCAGCTCAActcgtcacaggccagcgccgCTCTGGCTGTGAGGGGCCGCTTCCTCGACGCCAGGAGGGAAGGagagctgcagaggaagctgatCGAGAGAGCAAT AGAGCATAATCGCAGTGTGGAGGACAAACAGACATATCAAGAATGGGTTAAAACCATGGAGCCAATATACAACAACATACATAACTTCACCAGG agGAAATCTGTCGTCTCAGACTCGCAG TCTCTAACAGATGCTGGTGCGGCGATGCTCTACGCCATGAAGCACAGCAACAGGAAGTCCATCTCGCTGAAGGATAAACATAAACTGTAG
- the gjz1 gene encoding uncharacterized protein gjz1, with the protein MAALVTGLIPILRTAVDATTTYKCRSLWFGFLCIRLVILFLAELPFTKLDADFTCNSTKDSICTKACYNRHFHKPMMVAWNFIYVLVILSVLLMELFTSHFHSLAQKRSSRQVKTDVELEGEAQVSPTNPWDGVIDFHRNRGAVGFYLLSIILRILVEVWFVYVLLSWNLPALNNGPFECSTDICSELHVCIVSAAPEKRMSIYALASISGLIVVCSFSFCIYSIAHYLCNF; encoded by the coding sequence ATGGCTGCCTTGGTAACGGGCCTCATCCCCATCCTCCGGACGGCGGTAGATGCCACCACCACCTACAAGTGCCGCTCCCTGTGGTTCGGCTTCCTGTGCATCCGCCTGGTGATCCTCTTCCTGGCCGAGCTGCCCTTCACCAAACTGGACGCGGACTTCACCTGCAACAGCACCAAGGACAGCATCTGCACCAAAGCCTGTTACAACAGACACTTTCACAAGCCTATGATGGTTGCCTGGAACTTCATCTACGTGCTGGTCATCCTCTCAGTCCTGCTCATGGAGCTATTCACCTCCCATTTCCACTCCCTGGCCCAGAAGAGGAGCTCTCGGCAGGTGAAGACCGATGTGGAGCTGGAGGGGGAGGCTCAGGTCTCCCCCACAAACCCCTGGGATGGGGTCATTGATTTTCATAGAAACAGAGGTGCAGTGGGATTCTACCTGCTCAGCATTATTCTGCGTATCCTGGTTGAGGTCTGGTTTGTGTATGTTCTGCTGTCCTGGAACCTGCCAGCTCTGAACAATGGTCCATTTGAATGCTCGACAGACATCTGCTCAGAGTTACACGTTTGTATTGTGAGCGCCGCCCCAGAGAAGCGCATGTCTATTTATGCCTTGGCTTCAATCTCAGGCCTGATTGTTGTTTGTTCATTCTCCTTTTGCATTTACTCCATCGCTCACTACCTTTGCAACTTTTGA
- the znf668 gene encoding zinc finger protein 668: MASPQPGSPPLAEQYTPTAQEEESPQEEEPVRDQPAKKRGRGRPPKAKPTFKCSACTEAFRSLSALRSHKLSEHAKDRQQQHTCSQCAKTFSSKAQLSKHERTHSAQRPFQCPDCHKAYKTPTELRNHSRSHTGEKPFVCTECGKAFMQAICLRIHMTQHSGERPYSCRQCSKSYPTLSKLKVHMRSHTGEKPYFCAECGKSFADPSVFRKHRRNHQGHRPYACEECGKTYTELKDLKNHERSHTGEKPYLCSDCGKAFSRSSSLACHQRIHSQNKPYQCEQCGKGFTQLSSYQSHLRTHSGEKPFLCPQCGKMFSDPSSFRRHQRAHLGFKPYPCDKCSKRFRQPADLAVHERVHSGERPYKCQSCDKAFVASWDLRRHMLVHTGLRPFSCTECDKSFAERSSLNKHRRVHSGERPFKCEECLKSFVVSSSLRKHERTHLAEHSEQQQQQQQQQQQQQQQETEAGSASGFTAHTTLPQFSCTHCEATFGSWDEVQAHESLHSIDSTPPTVTKIVPLGSHVCETCQAEFTQLADLQEHEKQHPKPRPHICNSCGKGFLNKSGLRKHQKIHSTSKPHSCPHCGKAFLFAAYLRKHLRTHSEPAFATQLSDLNIIHTVPLPSPPPPSEVPPSTVEPSTISLTVPVTVPVTAFQTLPEYLVKEEGL, translated from the coding sequence ATGGCCTCTCCTCAGCCTGGCAGCCCACCTCTTGCAGAGCAGTACACCCCTACTGCACAGGAAGAAGAGAGTCCACAAGAGGAAGAGCCGGTGAGGGATCAGCCCGCAAAAAAGCGAGGCAGAGGCAGGCCCCCAAAAGCCAAACCTACCTTCAAATGCTCTGCGTGCACGGAGGCTTTCAGGAGTCTGTCAGCTCTGCGGAGCCACAAGCTTTCAGAGCATGCGAAGGACCgtcagcagcaacacacatgCTCTCAGTGTGCTAAAACATTCTCAAGCAAGGCTCAACTCTCAAAGCATGAGCGCACTCACTCAGCCCAGCGGCCCTTTCAGTGTCCCGACTGTCACAAGGCCTACAAGACACCCACAGAGCTGCGCAACCACAGCCGCTCTCACACTGGGGAGAAACCTTTCGTATGCACAGAGTGTGGTAAGGCCTTTATGCAAGCGATATGCCTGAGGATCCATATGACGCAGCACAGTGGAGAACGTCCTTACTCTTGCCGTCAGTGCTCTAAGAGCTACCCCACTCTGTCTAAACTGAAGGTGCACATGCGCTCTCATACGGGAGAAAAGCCGTACTTCTGCGCTGAGTGCGGTAAGAGTTTCGCCGACCCCTCAGTGTTCCGAAAACACAGGAGGAACCACCAGGGTCATCGGCCGTACGCATGTGAGGAGTGCGGGAAAACGTACACAGAGCTGAAGGACCTGAAAAACCACGAGCGCTCCCACACTGGAGAAAAACCCTACCTGTGCTCGGACTGTGGCAAAGCCTTCTCCCGATCCTCCTCGCTGGCCTGCCATCAGCGCATTCACTCCCAGAACAAGCCCTATCAGTGTGAGCAGTGTGGCAAGGGCTTCACCCAGCTGTCCTCCTACCAGTCTCATCTCCGCACTCATTCTGGTGAGAAGCCGTTCCTCTGCCCCCAGTGCGGCAAGATGTTTTCTGACCCCTCCAGTTTCCGTCGACACCAGCGGGCCCACCTGGGTTTCAAGCCCTACCCCTGTGATAAGTGTTCCAAAAGGTTCCGGCAGCCAGCCGATCTGGCCGTGCACGAACGTGTTCACTCGGGAGAGCGGCCTTACAAATGCCAGAGCTGTGACAAGGCCTTTGTAGCTTCCTGGGATCTGCGGCGCCACATGCTTGTCCACACAGGTCTCAGGCCCTTCTCTTGCACTGAGTGCGACAAGTCGTTTGCCGAGCGCTCCAGCCTCAACAAGCACCGCCGTGTGCACTCTGGAGAGAGGCCTTTCAAATGTGAGGAGTGTTTGAAGTCATTCGTGGTGTCCTCAAGCCTGCGCAAACATGAGAGGACTCACCTAGCTGAGcactctgagcagcagcagcagcagcagcaacaacagcaacaacaacaacaacaggagaCAGAGGCCGGGTCAGCTTCAGGATTTACTGCCCACACGACTCTCCCTCAGTTCTCCTGTACCCACTGTGAAGCCACATTCGGAAGCTGGGATGAAGTTCAGGCACATGAAAGTCTTCACTCCATCGACTCCACTCCTCCGACAGTCACCAAAATCGTGCCGCTGGGCTCACATGTCTGTGAAACCTGCCAGGCAGAGTTTACACAGCTGGCAGACTTGCAGGAGCATGAGAAGCAGCATCCCAAGCCGAGGCCTCACATCTGCAACAGCTGCGGCAAAGGCTTCCTCAACAAATCTGGACTGCGTAAACACCAGAAGATCCACTCCACCAGCAAACCGCACAGCTGCCCCCACTGTGGCAAAGCTTTTCTGTTTGCTGCTTACCTTCGCAAGCATTTACGGACTCATTCAGAGCCAGCCTTTGCCACACAGCTCAGTGACTTAAACATTATTCACACCGTCCCgcttccctctcctccaccccccAGTGAGGTTCCCCCCTCCACTGTCGAACCCAGCACCATATCACTGACCGTTCCTGTGACTGTACCTGTGACTGCATTTCAGACTCTGCCGGAGTACTTGGTTAAAGAAGAGGGACTTTAA